The following are from one region of the Glycine max chloroplast, complete genome genome:
- the rps14 gene encoding ribosomal protein S14 gives MARKSVIQREKKRQKLEQKYHLIRRSSKKEISKVPSLSDKWKIHGKLESLPRNSAPIRLHRRCFSTGRPRANYRDFGLSGHILREMVHACLLPGATRSSW, from the coding sequence ATGGCAAGGAAAAGTGTGATTCAGAGGGAGAAGAAGAGACAAAAATTGGAACAGAAATATCATTTGATTCGCCGATCCTCAAAAAAAGAAATAAGCAAAGTTCCGTCGTTAAGTGATAAATGGAAAATTCATGGAAAATTAGAATCACTACCGCGTAATAGTGCACCTATACGTCTTCATCGACGTTGTTTTTCGACCGGAAGACCGCGAGCTAATTATCGAGACTTTGGATTATCCGGACACATACTTCGTGAAATGGTTCATGCATGTTTATTGCCCGGTGCAACAAGATCCAGTTGGTAA
- the rpoC1 gene encoding RNA polymerase beta' subunit, which yields MIDQYKHQQLRIGSVSPQQISAWAKKILPNGEIVGEVTKPYTFHYKTNKPEKDGLFCERIFGPIKSGICACGNYRVIRDKKDDPKFCEQCGVEFIDSRIRRYQMGYIKLACLVTHVWYLKRLPSYIANLLDKSLKELESLVYCDFSFARPVVKKPTFLRLRGSFEYEIQSWKHSIPLFFTTQGFDIFRNREISSGAGAIREQLADLDLRILMDSSLIEWKELGEEGSPDNENEWEDRKVGRRKNFLVRRIELAKHFLRTNIEPEWMVLCLLPVLPPELRPIIQIDGGKLMSSDINELYRRVIYRNNTLIDLLTTSRSTPGELVMCQEKLVQEAVDTLLDNGIRGQPMRDGHNKVYKSFSDIIEGKEGRFRETLLGKRVDYSGRSVIVVGPSLSLHRCGLPREIAIELFQTFLIRGLIRKHFASNIGIAKSKIREKEPIVWEILQEVMQGHPVLLNRAPTLHRLGIQAFQPILVEGRAICLHPLVCKGFNADFDGDQMAVHVPLSLEAQAEARLLMFSHTNLLSPAIGDPISVPTQDMLIGLYILTSGNRRGIYSNRYNPRNCGNFRNLKNERIRDNNYKYTKKKEPFFCNSYDAIGAYQQKRINFDSPLWLRWRLDQRIISSREVPIEVHYESLGTYHEIYEHYLVVRSTKKEIRSIYIRTNVGHISFYREIEEAIQGFCRAYSYDI from the exons ATGATTGATCAGTATAAACATCAACAACTCCGAATTGGATCAGTTTCTCCTCAACAAATAAGTGCTTGGGCAAAAAAAATCCTACCTAATGGAGAGATAGTGGGGGAGGTAACAAAACCCTATACTTTTCATTACAAAACCAATAAACCCGAAAAAGATGGATTATTTTGTGAAAGAATTTTTGGGCCTATAAAAAGTGGGATTTGTGCTTGTGGAAATTATCGAGTAATCAGAGATAAAAAGGACGACCCAAAATTTTGTGAACAATGCGGAGTAGAATTTATTGATTCTCGGATACGTAGATATCAAATGGGCTATATAAAACTGGCATGCCTAGTAACTCATGTGTGGTATTTGAAACGTCTTCCTAGTTATATCGCAAATCTTTTAGATAAATCTCTAAAGGAATTAGAAAGTCTAGTATACTGCGAT TTTTCGTTTGCTAGACCCGTAGTTAAAAAACCCACTTTCTTACGATTACGAGGTTCATTCGAATATGAAATCCAATCTTGGAAACACAGCATACCACTTTTTTTTACTACCCAAGGTTTTGATATATTTCGAAATCGAGAAATTTCAAGTGGAGCGGGTGCTATCCGAGAACAATTGGCCGATCTGGATTTGAGAATTCTTATGGATTCTTCGTTGATAGAATGGAAAGAATTAGGGGAAGAGGGATCCCCGGACAATGAAAACGAATGGGAAGATCGAAAAGTTGGAAGAAGAAAGAATTTTTTGGTTCGACGCATAGAATTAGCTAAGCATTTTCTCCGAACAAATATAGAACCAGAATGGATGGTTTTATGTCTTTTACCAGTTCTTCCTCCCGAATTGAGACCGATTATTCAAATCGATGGGGGTAAACTAATGAGCTCTGATATTAATGAACTATATAGAAGAGTTATCTATCGGAATAATACTCTTATCGATTTATTAACAACAAGTAGATCTACTCCAGGAGAATTAGTAATGTGTCAGGAGAAATTGGTACAAGAAGCCGTGGATACACTTCTTGATAATGGAATCCGCGGACAACCGATGAGGGACGGTCATAATAAGGTTTACAAATCATTTTCTGATATAATTGAGGGCAAAGAGGGAAGATTTCGCGAGACTCTACTTGGGAAACGGGTTGATTATTCGGGTCGTTCTGTCATTGTTGTAGGTCCATCACTTTCATTACATAGATGTGGATTGCCCCGCGAAATAGCAATAGAACTTTTCCAGACATTTCTAATTCGTGGTCTAATTCGAAAACATTTTGCTTCGAACATAGGAATTGCTAAGAGTAAAATTCGGGAAAAAGAACCGATTGTATGGGAAATACTTCAAGAAGTTATGCAGGGACATCCCGTATTGCTGAATAGAGCGCCGACTCTGCATAGATTAGGTATACAGGCATTCCAACCCATTTTAGTAGAGGGGCGTGCTATTTGTTTGCATCCATTAGTTTGTAAGGGATTCAATGCAGACTTTGATGGGGATCAAATGGCTGTTCATGTGCCTTTATCTTTAGAAGCTCAAGCAGAAGCTCGTTTACTTATGTTTTCTCATACGAACCTCCTGTCTCCGGCTATTGGGGATCCTATTTCCGTACCAACTCAAGATATGCTTATTGGACTTTACATATTAACGAGCGGGAATCGTCGAGGTATTTATTCAAATAGGTATAATCCACGGAATTGCGGAAATTTTAGAAATCTTAAAAATGAAAGAATTCGAGATAATAACTATAAGTATACGAAAAAAAAAGAACCCTTTTTTTGTAATTCCTATGATGCAATTGGAGCTTATCAACAAAAAAGAATAAACTTCGATAGTCCTTTGTGGCTCCGGTGGCGACTAGATCAACGCATTATTTCGTCAAGAGAAGTTCCTATCGAAGTTCACTATGAATCTTTAGGTACCTATCATGAAATTTATGAGCATTATCTAGTAGTAAGAAGTACAAAAAAAGAAATTCGTTCTATATACATTCGAACCAATGTTGGTCATATTTCTTTTTATCGAGAAATCGAAGAAGCTATACAAGGTTTTTGCCGGGCCTATTCATATGATATCTAA
- the psbM gene encoding photosystem II protein M has protein sequence MEVNILAFIATALFILVPTAFLLIIYVKTVSQSD, from the coding sequence ATGGAAGTAAATATTCTTGCATTTATTGCTACTGCACTGTTTATTCTAGTTCCTACTGCTTTTTTACTTATAATTTACGTAAAAACGGTAAGTCAAAGTGACTAA
- the rpoB gene encoding RNA polymerase beta subunit (one of four subunits of the minimal PEP RNA polymerase catalytic core), which yields MLGDGNEGMSTLPGLNQIQFEGFCRFIDRGLPEGLFKFPKIEDTDQEIEFQLFVETYQLLEPLINEKDAVYESLTYSAELYVSAGLIWKSSRDIQEQTIFVGNIPLMNSLGTSIVNGIYRIVINQILQSPGIYYRSELDPSGISVYTGTIISDWGGRLELEIDRKARIWARVSRKQKISILVLSSAMGSNLSEILENVCYPEIFVSFLNDKDKKKIGSKENAILEFYRQFACVGGDPVFSESLCKELQKKFFQQRCELGRIGRRNMNQKLNLDIPQNNTFLLPRDILTAADHLIGMKFGMGILDDINHLKNKRIRSVADLLQDQFGLALVRLENMVRGTICGAIRHKLIPTPQNLVTSTPLTTTYESFFGLHPLSQVLDQTNPLTQIVHGRKLSYLGPGGLTGRTASFRIRDIHPSHYGRICPIDTSEGINVGLIGSLAIHARIGSWGSIESPFYEISERSKRIRMLYLSPSRDEYYMVATGNSLALNRDIQEEQTVPARYRQEFLTIAWEQVHLRSIFPFQYFSIGASLIPFIEHNDANRALMSSNMQRQAVPLSQSEKCIVGTGLERQVALDSGVSAIAEHEGNIIYTNTDRIFLFGNGDTLSIPLTIYQRSNKNTCMHQKPQVRRGKCIKKGQILADGAATVDGELALGKNVLVAYMPWEGYNSEDAVLINERLVYEDIYTSFHIRKYEIQTHMTSYGSERITNKIPHLEAHLLRNLDKNGIVILGSWVETGDILVGKLTPQMAKESSYSPEDRLLRAILGIQVSTSKETCLKLPTGGRGRVIDVRWIQKKGGSSYNPETIRIYILQKREIKVGDKVAGRHGNKGIVSKILSRQDMPYLQDGRPVDMVFNPLGVPSRMNVGQIFECSLGLAGGMLERHYRITPFDERYEQEASRKLVFSELYEASKQTSNPWIFEPEYPGKSKIFDGRTGNSFKQPAIMGKPYILKLIHQVDDKIHGRSSGHYALVTQQPLRGRAKQGGQRVGEMEVWALEGFGVAHILQEMLTYKSDHIKTRQEVLGTTIIGGTIPKPTDAPESFRLLVRELRSLAMELNHFLVSEKNFRIHRKEA from the coding sequence ATGCTTGGGGATGGAAATGAAGGAATGTCTACACTACCTGGATTGAATCAGATACAATTTGAAGGGTTTTGTAGGTTCATTGATCGGGGCTTACCAGAAGGGCTTTTTAAGTTTCCAAAAATTGAGGATACAGATCAAGAAATTGAATTTCAATTATTTGTAGAAACATATCAATTATTAGAACCCTTGATAAACGAAAAAGATGCTGTATATGAATCGCTTACATATTCTGCTGAATTATATGTATCTGCGGGATTAATTTGGAAAAGTAGTAGGGACATACAAGAACAAACTATTTTTGTTGGAAACATTCCTTTAATGAATTCTCTGGGAACTTCTATAGTAAATGGAATATACAGAATTGTAATCAATCAAATATTGCAAAGCCCTGGTATTTATTACCGTTCAGAATTGGACCCTAGCGGAATTTCGGTCTATACTGGCACCATAATATCAGACTGGGGGGGTAGATTAGAATTAGAGATTGATAGAAAAGCAAGGATATGGGCTCGTGTGAGTAGGAAACAGAAAATATCTATTCTAGTTTTATCATCAGCTATGGGTTCGAATTTAAGCGAAATTCTAGAGAATGTTTGTTATCCTGAAATTTTCGTTTCTTTCCTAAATGATAAGGATAAAAAAAAAATAGGGTCAAAAGAAAATGCCATTTTGGAGTTTTATCGACAATTTGCTTGTGTTGGTGGAGATCCAGTATTTTCTGAATCTTTATGTAAAGAATTACAAAAAAAATTTTTTCAACAAAGATGTGAATTAGGAAGGATTGGTCGACGAAATATGAACCAAAAGCTTAATCTTGATATACCTCAGAACAATACATTTTTGTTACCACGAGATATATTGACAGCTGCGGATCATTTGATTGGAATGAAATTTGGAATGGGTATACTTGACGATATAAATCATTTGAAAAATAAACGTATTCGTTCGGTAGCAGATCTATTACAAGATCAATTTGGATTGGCCCTGGTTCGTTTAGAAAATATGGTTAGAGGAACTATATGTGGAGCAATTAGACATAAATTGATACCGACTCCTCAGAATTTGGTGACTTCAACTCCATTAACAACTACTTATGAATCTTTTTTTGGATTACATCCATTATCTCAAGTTTTGGATCAAACTAATCCATTGACCCAAATAGTTCATGGGAGAAAATTGAGTTATTTGGGCCCTGGAGGATTGACGGGGCGAACTGCTAGTTTTCGGATACGAGATATCCACCCTAGTCACTATGGACGCATTTGTCCAATTGACACGTCGGAAGGAATCAATGTTGGACTTATTGGATCTCTAGCAATTCATGCGAGGATTGGTAGTTGGGGGTCCATAGAAAGTCCATTTTATGAAATATCTGAGAGATCAAAAAGAATACGCATGCTTTATTTATCACCAAGTAGAGATGAATACTATATGGTAGCAACAGGAAATTCTTTGGCACTTAATCGAGATATTCAGGAGGAACAGACTGTTCCAGCCCGATACCGTCAAGAATTTCTTACGATTGCATGGGAACAGGTTCATCTTCGAAGTATTTTTCCCTTCCAATATTTTTCTATTGGAGCTTCTCTGATTCCTTTTATTGAACATAATGATGCCAATCGAGCTTTAATGAGTTCTAATATGCAACGTCAAGCAGTTCCGCTTTCTCAGTCCGAAAAATGCATTGTTGGAACTGGATTGGAACGCCAAGTAGCTTTAGATTCAGGGGTTTCCGCTATAGCCGAACACGAGGGAAACATCATTTATACCAATACTGACAGGATATTTTTATTTGGTAATGGAGATACTCTAAGCATTCCATTAACTATATATCAACGTTCCAACAAAAATACTTGTATGCATCAAAAACCCCAGGTTCGCCGAGGTAAATGTATAAAAAAGGGACAAATTTTAGCGGATGGTGCTGCTACAGTTGACGGCGAACTCGCTTTGGGAAAAAACGTCTTAGTAGCTTATATGCCATGGGAAGGTTACAATTCTGAAGATGCTGTACTCATTAATGAGCGTCTGGTCTATGAAGATATTTATACTTCTTTTCACATACGGAAATATGAAATTCAGACTCATATGACAAGCTATGGTTCTGAAAGAATCACTAATAAAATTCCACATCTAGAAGCCCATTTACTCAGAAATTTAGACAAAAATGGAATTGTGATCCTCGGGTCGTGGGTAGAAACGGGTGATATTTTAGTGGGTAAATTAACACCTCAAATGGCAAAAGAATCCTCGTATTCCCCCGAAGATAGATTATTACGAGCTATACTTGGCATTCAGGTATCCACCTCAAAGGAAACTTGTCTAAAACTACCTACAGGCGGTAGGGGTAGAGTTATTGATGTGAGATGGATCCAAAAAAAGGGGGGTTCCAGTTATAATCCAGAAACGATTCGTATATATATTTTACAGAAACGTGAAATTAAAGTAGGAGATAAAGTGGCTGGGAGACATGGAAATAAAGGTATCGTTTCAAAAATTTTGTCTAGACAGGATATGCCTTATTTGCAAGATGGAAGACCCGTTGATATGGTCTTCAATCCACTAGGGGTACCTTCACGAATGAATGTAGGACAAATATTTGAATGCTCGCTCGGGTTAGCAGGAGGTATGCTAGAAAGACATTATCGAATAACACCTTTTGATGAGAGATATGAACAAGAAGCTTCGAGAAAACTAGTGTTTTCTGAATTATATGAAGCCAGTAAACAAACATCTAATCCATGGATATTTGAACCCGAGTATCCAGGAAAAAGCAAAATCTTTGATGGAAGAACAGGGAATTCTTTTAAACAGCCTGCTATAATGGGAAAACCTTATATTTTGAAATTAATTCATCAAGTTGATGATAAAATACATGGACGTTCCAGTGGACATTATGCACTTGTTACACAACAACCACTTAGAGGAAGGGCCAAGCAGGGAGGACAACGGGTAGGCGAAATGGAGGTTTGGGCCTTGGAAGGATTTGGTGTTGCTCATATTTTACAAGAGATGCTTACTTATAAATCTGATCATATTAAAACTCGCCAAGAAGTACTCGGGACTACGATCATTGGAGGAACAATACCTAAACCTACAGATGCTCCAGAATCTTTTAGATTGCTAGTTCGAGAATTACGATCTTTAGCTATGGAACTGAATCATTTCCTTGTATCCGAGAAGAACTTCCGGATTCATAGGAAGGAAGCTTAA
- the psbC gene encoding photosystem II 44 kDa protein (CP43) has product MKTLYSLRRFYHVETLFNGTLALTGRDQETTGFAWWAGNARLINLSGKLLGAHVAHAGLIVFWAGAMNLFEVAHFVPEKPMYEQGLILLPHLATLGWGVGPGGEVIDTFPYFVSGVLHLISSAVLGFGGIYHALLGPETLEESFPFFGYVWKDRNKMTTILGIHLILLGIGAFLLVFKALYFGGIYDTWAPGGGDVRKITNLTLSPSIIFGYLLKSPFGGEGWIVSVDDLEDIIGGHVWLGSICILGGIWHILTKPFAWARRALVWSGEAYLSYSLGALSVFGFIACCFVWFNNTAYPSEFYGPTGPEASQAQAFTFLVRDQRLGANVGSAQGPTGLGKYLMRSPTGEVIFGGETMRFWDLRAPWLEPLRGPNGLDLSRLKKDIQPWQERRSAEYMTHAPLGSLNSVGGVATEINAVNYVSPRSWLATSHFVLGFFLFVGHLWHAGRARAAAAGFEKGIDRDFEPVLSMTPLN; this is encoded by the coding sequence ATGAAAACCTTATATTCCCTGAGGAGGTTCTACCACGTGGAAACGCTCTTTAATGGAACTTTAGCTTTAACTGGTCGTGACCAGGAAACTACCGGTTTCGCTTGGTGGGCCGGGAATGCCCGACTTATCAATTTATCCGGCAAACTACTAGGAGCCCATGTAGCCCATGCTGGATTAATAGTATTCTGGGCCGGAGCAATGAACCTTTTTGAAGTGGCTCATTTCGTACCCGAGAAGCCCATGTATGAACAAGGTTTAATTTTACTTCCCCATCTAGCTACTCTAGGTTGGGGGGTAGGTCCTGGGGGGGAAGTTATAGACACCTTTCCATACTTTGTGTCTGGAGTACTTCACTTAATTTCCTCTGCAGTATTGGGCTTTGGCGGTATTTATCATGCACTTTTGGGACCTGAGACTCTTGAAGAATCTTTTCCATTCTTCGGTTATGTATGGAAAGATAGAAATAAAATGACTACAATTTTGGGTATTCACTTAATCTTGTTAGGTATAGGTGCGTTTCTTCTAGTATTCAAGGCTCTTTATTTTGGAGGTATATATGATACGTGGGCTCCGGGGGGCGGAGATGTAAGAAAAATAACCAATTTGACCCTTAGTCCAAGTATTATATTTGGATATTTATTAAAATCACCTTTTGGGGGAGAAGGGTGGATTGTTAGTGTGGACGATTTGGAAGATATAATTGGGGGGCATGTATGGTTGGGTTCCATTTGTATACTTGGTGGAATCTGGCATATCTTAACCAAACCTTTTGCATGGGCTCGGCGTGCACTTGTATGGTCTGGAGAAGCTTACTTATCTTATAGTTTAGGTGCTTTATCTGTTTTTGGTTTTATTGCTTGTTGCTTTGTCTGGTTTAATAATACCGCTTATCCTAGTGAGTTTTACGGGCCCACTGGGCCAGAAGCTTCTCAAGCTCAAGCATTTACTTTTCTAGTTAGAGACCAACGTCTTGGGGCTAATGTAGGATCTGCTCAAGGACCTACAGGTTTAGGTAAATATCTAATGCGTTCCCCGACAGGAGAAGTTATTTTTGGGGGAGAAACTATGCGTTTTTGGGATTTGCGTGCTCCTTGGTTAGAACCTCTAAGGGGTCCGAATGGTTTAGACTTGAGTAGACTGAAAAAAGATATACAGCCTTGGCAAGAACGCCGTTCTGCGGAATATATGACTCATGCTCCTTTAGGTTCCTTAAATTCCGTGGGTGGCGTAGCTACAGAGATTAATGCAGTCAATTATGTTTCTCCTAGAAGTTGGTTAGCTACTTCTCATTTTGTTCTAGGATTCTTCCTATTTGTAGGCCATTTATGGCACGCGGGAAGAGCTCGCGCAGCTGCCGCAGGATTTGAAAAAGGAATTGATCGAGATTTTGAACCAGTTCTTTCCATGACTCCTCTTAATTGA
- the psbZ gene encoding photosystem II protein Z (YCF9), whose protein sequence is MTIAFQLAVFALIAISFILLISVPVVFASPEGWSNNKNVVFSGTSLWIGLVFLVGILNSLIS, encoded by the coding sequence ATGACTATTGCTTTCCAATTAGCTGTTTTTGCATTAATTGCTATTTCATTTATTTTATTGATTAGTGTACCTGTTGTATTTGCTTCTCCTGAAGGTTGGTCGAATAACAAAAATGTTGTATTTTCCGGTACATCATTATGGATTGGATTAGTGTTTCTCGTGGGTATTCTTAATTCTCTCATTTCTTGA
- the psbD gene encoding photosystem II protein D2: MTIALGKFTKDENDLFDIMDDWLRRDRFVFVGWSGLLLFPCAYFALGGWFTGTTFVTSWYTHGLASSYLEGCNFLTAAVSTPANSLAHSLLLLWGPEAQGDFTRWCQLGGLWTFVALHGAFALIGFMLRQFELARSVQLRPYNAIAFSGPIAVFVSVFLIYPLGQSGWFFAPSFGVAAIFRFILFFQGFHNWTLNPFHMMGVAGVLGAALLCAIHGATVENTLFEDGDGANTFRAFNPTQAEETYSMVTANRFWSQIFGVAFSNKRWLHFFMLFVPVTGLWMSALGVVGLALNLRAYDFVSQEIRAAEDPEFETFYTKNILLNEGIRAWMAAQDQPHENLIFPEEVLPRGNAL, from the coding sequence ATGACTATAGCTCTTGGTAAATTTACCAAAGATGAAAATGATTTATTTGATATTATGGATGACTGGTTGCGGAGGGACCGTTTCGTTTTTGTAGGTTGGTCCGGTCTATTACTCTTCCCTTGCGCCTATTTCGCCTTGGGGGGTTGGTTCACAGGTACGACCTTTGTAACTTCATGGTATACTCATGGATTGGCAAGTTCTTATTTGGAAGGCTGCAACTTCTTAACCGCTGCAGTCTCCACTCCTGCTAATAGTTTAGCACACTCTTTGTTGTTACTGTGGGGTCCTGAAGCACAGGGAGATTTTACCCGTTGGTGTCAATTAGGTGGTCTGTGGACTTTTGTTGCTCTCCACGGCGCTTTCGCATTAATAGGTTTCATGTTACGTCAATTTGAACTTGCTCGATCTGTTCAATTGCGGCCTTATAATGCAATCGCATTCTCTGGTCCAATTGCTGTTTTTGTTTCTGTATTCCTTATTTATCCACTGGGTCAGTCTGGTTGGTTCTTTGCTCCTAGTTTTGGTGTAGCAGCTATATTTCGATTCATCCTCTTTTTCCAAGGGTTTCATAATTGGACATTAAACCCATTTCATATGATGGGAGTTGCTGGTGTATTGGGCGCGGCACTACTATGCGCTATTCATGGTGCCACCGTAGAAAATACTTTATTTGAAGATGGTGATGGCGCAAATACATTCCGTGCTTTTAACCCAACCCAAGCTGAAGAAACTTATTCAATGGTTACTGCTAATCGCTTTTGGTCCCAAATCTTTGGGGTTGCTTTTTCCAATAAACGTTGGTTACATTTCTTTATGTTATTTGTACCAGTAACTGGTTTATGGATGAGTGCTCTTGGGGTAGTCGGTTTGGCCCTGAACCTACGTGCCTATGACTTCGTTTCTCAAGAAATCCGCGCAGCGGAAGATCCTGAATTTGAGACTTTCTACACCAAAAATATTCTCTTAAACGAAGGTATTCGTGCGTGGATGGCGGCTCAAGATCAGCCTCATGAAAACCTTATATTCCCTGAGGAGGTTCTACCACGTGGAAACGCTCTTTAA
- the petN gene encoding cytochrome b6/f complex subunit VIII yields the protein MDIVSLAWAALMVVFSFSLSLVVWGRSGL from the coding sequence ATGGATATAGTAAGTCTTGCTTGGGCTGCTTTAATGGTAGTTTTTTCATTTTCTCTTTCCCTCGTAGTATGGGGAAGAAGTGGACTATAG